ATCTCTATGATGTGAAGTTCATCGATGACTCGATGCACAGAAAATACACCAGAGGGTCAAACCGTTTGGTGCTGCAAAACTTGGAAACCCTTACCCGTCTGAATGCACGGATTATGCTCAGACTCATCATTCTCCCCGGTTTGAACTCAGATGAATCGGTTATTGAAAGCACCATGCTATGGCTGAAGACTCATCACATTGCAATTGAACAGGTTGACATACTGCCTTATCACACCTATGGCATGAATAAATATGCAAGGCTTGGGCGAAAGGCAGTGCCCTTCACTGTTCCATCCGATGAGCTTATTGAAAGAATCAAGCGGCAGATAGAAGACTTCTACCAGAATGTGACAATAGGAGGCTGACCATGACGCTTGTGTTTCCAGTACTGCGCAAACGCAGCCATAGCCATCCAGGATCCAGATCTGGCGCGGAAACGATAGGACGATAGGAACAGGCATCGCACGCCGCACCATATTGTGGTACGCGCATTCCACTGGCACCATCGCAGTCAATGGGGCTGTGCAATGTATCGCAGACCATCACCGCAGTGCGGCAATATCGGCACCACAACGAACAGCAACACACAGCAGCAACCAGCAATGACAAGCCTTAGGCGACACGTCTTGCATGCCAAGCTTGAATATCCTTATAGCAATCTGGAGAGCAACAATGAGTGATCTGCACTTTATTTCGACCATACCAAGTTCCACAAGTCAACGACCGGAACAGCTTCACGAAGAAACACAGGAACGACGACAGACGCTGAAACAGCGCGGCTCAACGCCACGAACCCAGCGACTTCGCATCGTCAGCGAATCGACGCACCCTTCGATTTCCCTTGAGAGGGCACTCATCGAAACCGATGTATACCGCCAATATGAAGGAAAACTTCCCACACCGGTGTTGCGTGGTCTTTTCTTCAAGACATTGATGGAACGCCGGACACTCTATCTTGGCGATGACGAGCTCATCGTTGGAGAGAAGGGAACGTCACCGCAGAGTGCACCGACATTCCCTGAACTGTGCTGCCACACAATCCAGGATTTCAACAACATGAACGACCGCGAACATGTTTCGTTCAAGGTGACACCAGAGGATAAACGCATTCAGCAAGACACCATCATCCCTTTTTGGGAACAACGGGCGACCATGACAACAATGTATGCCGCGCTTCCACAGAGCTGGCATCTCCTGTTCGAAGGTGGCATGTTCACGGAATTCATGACACAGCGAGGACCCGGGCACACTGTCGCCGACGGAAAAATATATGGCAAGGGTTATCTTGACTGGATTGCCGACATTGATGCGCGGCTTGCAGCAATCAACTACAACGATGACATGGATGCCGCTGCAAAAAGTGCCGAACTTCAAGGCATGCGACTGGTATGTGAAGGCATGATTATCCTCGGAAAAAGATATGCCCAGAAGGCTCAAGGCATGGCTTCACACGCCGCCGATGCGCAACGTCGGCAGGAGTTGCTGGACATTGTGCATATCTGCGAACGCGTTCCTGCTCATGCGCCAGCAACCTTCCGTGAAGCCATACAGATGTATTGGTTCACACACATCGGTGTGACGAGTGAGATGAACAATTGGGATTCGTATTCGCCCGGCAAGCTTGATCAGCATCTTCAGCCCTTCTATGAGCGCGGCCTTCGGGAGGGGACGCTCACACGGGAGCAGGCGCGTGAGCTTTTGGAATGTCTGTGGATCAAATTCAACAATCAGCCCGCCCCGCCAAAGGTTGGCATTACTCTCAAGGAATCAGCGACATATACAGATTTTTGCAATATCAATACCGGAGCGCTCAATGCAGACGGTACTTGCGGTGTCAGTGACCTAAGCTATCTGATTCTCGATGTTATGGACGAGATGAAGCTTTTGCAGCCAAGCTCCAACGTGCAGATATCTCGCAAGACTCCTGAACATTTTGTGCATAGGGCTTGCGAGATTTCCAGAAAGGGCTGGGGACAACCGGCCTTCTATAATTCCGACGCCCTGATCCAGGAACTTCTGGGCATGGGGAAAACGCTGGAAGATGCGCGCGAGTCCGGAATCGCCTCGGGTTGCGTTGAAGTTGGCACTGCCGGCAAGGAGGCGTATGTGCTCACCGGATACCTCAACATTCCCAAGGTGCTGGAACTGGTGTTGAATCGTGGCTTTGACCATTACAGCAACAGGCAGATTGGTCTCGATGTTGGTGACCCACGTTTGTTCACCAGCTTTGAGGAGCTGTATGCCGCCTTCGAACGGGAGTTGCGCTTTGTCGTGGATGTCAAGGTTGCCGGTAACAATCTCATCGAACGGCTCTTCATGGATACCATGCCCGTTCCATTACTGTCAGTCATCACCGATGACTGCATAGCCTGTGCAAAGGATTATAACTGCGGCGGCGCTCGGTACAACACGAGCTACATTCAGTGCGTTGGCATTGCCACGATCACCGATTCTTTGGCCGTGTTGCGCAAACACGTTTTCATCGACCACAGCTTCAGCATGAACGAGTTGATAGATGCCTGCAACGATGATTTTCACGGCAGCGAGACAATGCTGGACCTTGTAAAAAATCACACGCCAAAATATGGCAATGATGATGAATTCGCCGACTCCATCCTTCACGATGTGGACGATTCACTGCAAGCCATCATTGCAGGCAGACCAACTCCGAAAGGCGCTCGGACCATCGTTGAATTCCTGCCAACTACCTGCCATGTATATTTTGGTCAGACAATGACGGCATCACCGAATGGCCGACGCGCCCATATTCCACTTCCCGATGGCATATCACCGGAAAAAGGAGCTGACCTTCATGGTCCGACGGCTGTTATTCGATCCGCTGCCAAAATCAATCAGCTACGCACAGGCGGGGCATTGCTCAATCAAAAATTCACACCTTCCGTCGTTGCCGGCAAGAAGGGGCTTCTCGCAATGTCGGCGTTGATACGCGCCTATTTCACTTTGGATGGCCATCACATTCAATTCAATGTCGTTGACCGCGCAACATTGATCGATGCCCAGAAACATCCTCAGGAATACACTGATCTCATCGTTCGAGTCGCCGGGTATAGCGATTATTTCAATAATCTTGACAAGGCCTTGCAGGACGAAATCATTGCAAGAACGGAACAATCACTGTGACATACCATGCTGCCCATACCGTGCAACATGGTATGGGCAGCATCATCGCTTCGCCATCAGACAAGAAAGCCGTTCGGATAGATATCGTCCGGATCGAGAACGAATGTCGAGAAACCTGTGGTGAACGCCTGCCCCGTTATTTGTGGAATGACACCATCATAGGGGCCGATCTGCGTCGTCCGTTGCACCTTCCCTATAAATTGTGAACCCGTTATGGACGAAAACGCGGCCTGCTCCCCCACGGCGATTTTGCCCCTGCTCAGCAGCGTGGCGAGTTTGGCGCTGGTTCCCGTGCCACAAGGCGAACGATCGATCTGGCGATCTCCGAAGACGACGCCGTTGCGGTATTGTCGATTGGCACCGCGCGCGCTGCCGAACTCGACAAAGTTCACGCCCGAAATATCGACCAAGGGGTGGGTCACATCACACTGCTGCTGTGCGGCGTGAAGAATCTCCATGCCCAGGTCCATCACTTTCGGCGAGTTCCTTGCTTCCAGATCAAGCCCGATCTTATCGGCATCCACCAGTGCGAAGAAGTTTCCGCCGAATGCAATGGTCGCATCGACTTCAGGCAGATCAGCGTCCGGCAGTTTCAGCACGACATGCTGTTGTGCAACGAATGCGGGCACGTTGGTCAACGTTACGTTGGCCACTCGTCCGTCTCTGACATGAACCTGCGCGACGA
This Bifidobacterium sp. WK041_4_12 DNA region includes the following protein-coding sequences:
- the hypD gene encoding trans-4-hydroxy-L-proline dehydratase, whose protein sequence is MSDLHFISTIPSSTSQRPEQLHEETQERRQTLKQRGSTPRTQRLRIVSESTHPSISLERALIETDVYRQYEGKLPTPVLRGLFFKTLMERRTLYLGDDELIVGEKGTSPQSAPTFPELCCHTIQDFNNMNDREHVSFKVTPEDKRIQQDTIIPFWEQRATMTTMYAALPQSWHLLFEGGMFTEFMTQRGPGHTVADGKIYGKGYLDWIADIDARLAAINYNDDMDAAAKSAELQGMRLVCEGMIILGKRYAQKAQGMASHAADAQRRQELLDIVHICERVPAHAPATFREAIQMYWFTHIGVTSEMNNWDSYSPGKLDQHLQPFYERGLREGTLTREQARELLECLWIKFNNQPAPPKVGITLKESATYTDFCNINTGALNADGTCGVSDLSYLILDVMDEMKLLQPSSNVQISRKTPEHFVHRACEISRKGWGQPAFYNSDALIQELLGMGKTLEDARESGIASGCVEVGTAGKEAYVLTGYLNIPKVLELVLNRGFDHYSNRQIGLDVGDPRLFTSFEELYAAFERELRFVVDVKVAGNNLIERLFMDTMPVPLLSVITDDCIACAKDYNCGGARYNTSYIQCVGIATITDSLAVLRKHVFIDHSFSMNELIDACNDDFHGSETMLDLVKNHTPKYGNDDEFADSILHDVDDSLQAIIAGRPTPKGARTIVEFLPTTCHVYFGQTMTASPNGRRAHIPLPDGISPEKGADLHGPTAVIRSAAKINQLRTGGALLNQKFTPSVVAGKKGLLAMSALIRAYFTLDGHHIQFNVVDRATLIDAQKHPQEYTDLIVRVAGYSDYFNNLDKALQDEIIARTEQSL
- a CDS encoding proline racemase family protein; translation: MNTTAQTGSNASVDNDFWERSDAAVRRLQSCDVYRERAIIRTVESHTQGEPTRIVVSGLQGLHGTNAIAVMQQLEHHYDGLRRLLMLEPRGHRNMFGAFVFPPTRADADLGVVFSHSRGFATMCGHGSIGVATFAVESGLVTGEYGSFEEIHHDDIDVRLDTPAGLVVAQVHVRDGRVANVTLTNVPAFVAQQHVVLKLPDADLPEVDATIAFGGNFFALVDADKIGLDLEARNSPKVMDLGMEILHAAQQQCDVTHPLVDISGVNFVEFGSARGANRQYRNGVVFGDRQIDRSPCGTGTSAKLATLLSRGKIAVGEQAAFSSITGSQFIGKVQRTTQIGPYDGVIPQITGQAFTTGFSTFVLDPDDIYPNGFLV